Proteins encoded by one window of Capra hircus breed San Clemente chromosome 8, ASM170441v1, whole genome shotgun sequence:
- the CTSB gene encoding cathepsin B isoform X1 encodes MWQLLATLSCLLVLTSARSSLHFPPLSDEMVNYVNKQNTTWKAGHNFYNVDLSYVKKLCGAILGGPKLPQRDAFAADMVLPDSFDAREQWPNCPTIKEIRDQGSCGSCWAFGAVEAISDRICIHSKGRVNVEVSAEDMLTCCGSECGDGCNGGFPSGAWNFWTKKGLVSGGLYDSHVGCRPYSIPPCEHHVNGSRPPCTGEGDTPKCSKICEPGYSPSYKDDKHFGCSSYSVSSNEKEIMAEIYKNGPVEGAFSVYSDFLLYKSGVYQHVSGEMMGGHAIRILGWGVENDTPYWLVGNSWNTDWGDKGFFKILRGQDHCGIESEIVAGMPCTHQY; translated from the exons ATGTGGCAGCTCTTGGCCACCCTCAGTTGCCTGCTGGTGCTGACCAGTGCCCGGAGCAGCCTGCATTTCCCACCTCTGTCTGATGAGATGGTCAACTATGTTAACAAGCAAAACACCACTTGGAAG GCTGGACACAACTTCTACAACGTGGACCTGAGCTACGTGAAGAAGCTGTGTGGTGCCATCCTGGGTGGGCCCAAGCTGCCCCAGAG AGACGCATTTGCTGCAGATATGGTTCTGCCTGACAGCTTCGATGCCCGGGAACAGTGGCCAAACTGCCCAACCATCAAAGAGATCAGAGACCAGGgatcctgtggctcctgctgg GCGTTCGGGGCTGTGGAAGCCATTTCTGACCGGATCTGCATCCACAGCAAGGGGCGTGTCAACGTGGAGGTGTCTGCTGAGGACATGCTGACCTGCTGTGGCAGCGAGTGTGGGGATGG ctgtaacGGTGGCTTCCCCTCTGGAGCCTGGAACTTCTGGACAAAGAAAGGCTTAGTGTCCGGGGGCCTCTATGACTCGCATGTAG GTTGCAGACCGTACTCCATCCCTCCCTGTGAGCACCATGTGAACGGCTCCCGGCCCCCGTGCACCGGTGAGGGGGACACCCCCAAGTGCAGCAAGATCTGTGAGCCTGGCTACAGCCCGTCCTACAAAGACGACAAGCATTTTG GATGCAGTTCCTACAGCGTCTCCAGCAACGAGAAGGAGATCATGGCAGAGATCTACAAAAATGGCCCAGTCGAGGGGGCCTTCTCTGTGTACTCGGACTTCCTGCTATACAAGTCTG GGGTGTACCAGCACGTCTCCGGAGAGATGATGGGAGGCCACGCCATCCGCATCCTAGGCTGGGGAGTGGAGAACGACACCCCCTACTGGCTGGTCGGCAACTCCTGGAACACTGATTGGGGTGACAAAG GCTTTTTCAAAATCCTCAGAGGACAGGACCACTGTGGAATCGAGTCGGAAATTGTGGCTGGAATGCCGTGCACTCATCAGTACTAG
- the CTSB gene encoding cathepsin B isoform X2 encodes MPGNSGQTAQPSKRSETRDPVAPAGCNGGFPSGAWNFWTKKGLVSGGLYDSHVGCRPYSIPPCEHHVNGSRPPCTGEGDTPKCSKICEPGYSPSYKDDKHFGCSSYSVSSNEKEIMAEIYKNGPVEGAFSVYSDFLLYKSGVYQHVSGEMMGGHAIRILGWGVENDTPYWLVGNSWNTDWGDKGFFKILRGQDHCGIESEIVAGMPCTHQY; translated from the exons ATGCCCGGGAACAGTGGCCAAACTGCCCAACCATCAAAGAGATCAGAGACCAGGgatcctgtggctcctgctgg ctgtaacGGTGGCTTCCCCTCTGGAGCCTGGAACTTCTGGACAAAGAAAGGCTTAGTGTCCGGGGGCCTCTATGACTCGCATGTAG GTTGCAGACCGTACTCCATCCCTCCCTGTGAGCACCATGTGAACGGCTCCCGGCCCCCGTGCACCGGTGAGGGGGACACCCCCAAGTGCAGCAAGATCTGTGAGCCTGGCTACAGCCCGTCCTACAAAGACGACAAGCATTTTG GATGCAGTTCCTACAGCGTCTCCAGCAACGAGAAGGAGATCATGGCAGAGATCTACAAAAATGGCCCAGTCGAGGGGGCCTTCTCTGTGTACTCGGACTTCCTGCTATACAAGTCTG GGGTGTACCAGCACGTCTCCGGAGAGATGATGGGAGGCCACGCCATCCGCATCCTAGGCTGGGGAGTGGAGAACGACACCCCCTACTGGCTGGTCGGCAACTCCTGGAACACTGATTGGGGTGACAAAG GCTTTTTCAAAATCCTCAGAGGACAGGACCACTGTGGAATCGAGTCGGAAATTGTGGCTGGAATGCCGTGCACTCATCAGTACTAG